The following are from one region of the Geitlerinema sp. PCC 9228 genome:
- the dnaK gene encoding molecular chaperone DnaK: MGKVIGIDLGTTNCCVAVLEGGQPAVLTNAEGERTTPSMVGFGKSGERLVGELAKRQAVTNAENTIYSIKRFIGRRWQDTQTERQRVPYTCVKGKDDMVAVKIGDRVYTAQEISAILLQKLKQDAQDYLGEKVTQAVITVPAYFTDAQRQATKDAGTIAGLEVLRIINEPTAAALAYGLDKQDQNQKILVYDLGGGTFDVSILQLGDGVFEVKSTAGNNHLGGDDFDNKIVNWVLENFRANEGIDLSVDKIALQRIREAAEKAKIELSAAARTSINIPFITATETGPKHLEMELSRTEFESLISELVEATIEPVNQALEDSQLQPSDLDQIIMVGGSTRIPAVQQAIENYFGNQTINRTVNPDEAIAVGAAIQAGVLGGEVQDVLLLDVIPLSLGLETLGGIFTKVIERNTTIPTSKVQTFSTATDGQTSVEIHVLQGERAMVKDNKTLGRFLLEGIPPAPRGMPQIEVSFDIDANGILNVSAVDKGTGRAQSIKIENTGGLSEEEIQRLQEEAEAYAEEDEQLRQIAALKNQANILLYNYESTLKNNAELISEELKADVQQKAEALQAAIARENNQLEEMQQALETFKEGLLSIGSSVYSPEETPPEGESAADKSEATSSQENS; encoded by the coding sequence ATGGGAAAAGTTATTGGCATCGATTTAGGAACCACCAACTGCTGCGTGGCAGTTTTAGAAGGGGGTCAGCCGGCGGTGCTGACCAACGCCGAAGGGGAACGAACCACCCCGAGCATGGTAGGATTTGGCAAATCCGGCGAACGTCTGGTAGGGGAACTGGCCAAACGACAGGCGGTAACCAACGCTGAAAATACCATTTACAGCATCAAGCGGTTCATCGGCCGTCGCTGGCAAGACACGCAAACCGAACGGCAACGGGTTCCCTACACTTGCGTGAAAGGCAAAGACGACATGGTAGCGGTCAAAATCGGCGATCGCGTCTATACAGCCCAAGAAATCTCCGCCATTCTCCTGCAAAAACTCAAACAGGATGCCCAAGACTACCTAGGAGAAAAGGTCACCCAAGCCGTGATTACGGTGCCTGCCTACTTCACCGATGCCCAGCGACAGGCCACCAAAGATGCCGGTACCATTGCCGGGCTGGAAGTATTGCGAATTATTAACGAACCCACCGCCGCTGCCCTAGCCTATGGTCTAGACAAGCAAGACCAAAATCAAAAAATCTTGGTCTACGACCTGGGGGGTGGCACCTTTGATGTGTCTATCTTGCAGCTAGGAGATGGGGTATTTGAAGTCAAATCCACCGCCGGCAACAACCACCTAGGAGGCGATGACTTCGACAACAAAATTGTCAATTGGGTTTTAGAAAACTTTCGCGCCAACGAAGGCATCGACCTATCCGTGGATAAAATTGCCCTGCAAAGGATTCGCGAAGCAGCCGAGAAAGCCAAAATCGAACTATCGGCAGCTGCCAGAACCAGCATTAACATTCCCTTTATCACTGCCACCGAAACCGGACCCAAGCATCTGGAAATGGAGCTGAGCCGAACCGAATTTGAATCGCTCATTTCCGAGTTGGTAGAAGCCACCATCGAACCGGTCAACCAAGCCCTCGAAGACAGCCAGCTGCAACCAAGCGATCTCGATCAAATTATTATGGTGGGCGGTTCCACGCGGATTCCCGCCGTACAACAAGCCATTGAAAATTATTTCGGCAACCAAACCATCAACCGCACCGTCAACCCCGACGAAGCTATAGCCGTAGGCGCTGCCATCCAAGCCGGCGTTTTGGGGGGCGAAGTGCAAGACGTGCTGCTGTTAGATGTAATTCCCCTATCGCTGGGGTTGGAAACCCTGGGAGGGATTTTTACCAAAGTTATCGAACGCAACACCACCATTCCTACCAGCAAAGTACAAACTTTCTCCACAGCCACCGATGGTCAAACCTCGGTGGAAATTCATGTCTTGCAAGGGGAACGGGCGATGGTGAAAGATAACAAAACCCTGGGTCGGTTTTTGTTGGAAGGGATTCCCCCTGCCCCGCGGGGCATGCCGCAAATTGAAGTGAGCTTTGATATTGATGCCAACGGCATTTTAAACGTTTCTGCCGTCGATAAAGGAACCGGACGAGCGCAAAGCATTAAGATTGAAAATACAGGGGGCCTCAGCGAAGAGGAAATCCAACGCCTACAGGAAGAAGCCGAAGCCTATGCCGAAGAAGACGAACAGCTGCGGCAAATTGCGGCTTTAAAAAACCAAGCAAATATTTTATTGTATAACTACGAATCTACCCTGAAAAATAATGCCGAACTAATTAGCGAGGAGCTCAAAGCCGACGTACAACAAAAAGCCGAAGCTCTGCAAGCAGCGATCGCGAGGGAAAACAACCAGTTAGAAGAAATGCAGCAAGCCTTGGAAACCTTTAAAGAAGGGCTGCTATCCATTGGTTCTTCCGTCTATTCGCCAGAAGAAACGCCACCTGAGGGAGAGTCGGCCGCCGACAAATCGGAAGCCACCTCCAGCCAGGAAAATAGCTAA
- the grpE gene encoding nucleotide exchange factor GrpE codes for MIEEDKQRQTNQPENQTNTPESQQEYGAASPQSSESEPATTNHQDGMVAAEAEAAAASARSDASQEGGASEEAMAAGEGQAEAKDLEQQLANSQQENNALKGEINHLKTQLEETKAQYARLAADFENFRKRTQKEKEDQELQVKCATIKDLLPVVDNFERARAHIKPQTDGEMNIHKSYQGVYKQLVDCLKQLGVTPMRPEGQEFDPNYHEAMMQEPSSEYPEGTVIEEFMRGYMLDDRILRHAMVKVAAAPEPEADTSQPSDSSETSDESE; via the coding sequence ATGATTGAGGAAGACAAGCAGCGCCAGACAAACCAACCAGAAAATCAAACCAATACGCCAGAGAGCCAACAGGAGTATGGGGCTGCTTCCCCCCAATCTTCCGAAAGCGAGCCAGCAACTACTAACCACCAAGATGGCATGGTCGCTGCGGAAGCGGAAGCAGCAGCGGCTTCGGCACGCTCCGATGCCTCCCAAGAGGGAGGGGCCTCCGAAGAGGCCATGGCAGCTGGCGAAGGCCAAGCAGAAGCCAAAGATCTGGAACAACAGCTAGCCAACAGCCAACAGGAAAACAACGCTTTGAAAGGGGAAATTAACCACCTGAAAACCCAACTAGAGGAAACCAAGGCGCAATATGCACGGCTAGCAGCGGATTTTGAAAACTTCCGCAAGCGCACGCAAAAAGAAAAAGAAGACCAAGAACTGCAGGTCAAGTGTGCCACCATTAAAGATTTGCTGCCGGTGGTAGACAACTTCGAGCGTGCCCGCGCCCATATCAAACCCCAAACCGACGGGGAAATGAACATTCACAAGAGCTATCAAGGGGTGTACAAGCAATTGGTCGATTGCCTCAAACAGCTTGGGGTGACTCCCATGCGTCCAGAGGGGCAGGAGTTCGACCCGAACTATCACGAAGCTATGATGCAGGAGCCCAGCAGCGAATATCCTGAAGGTACTGTGATTGAGGAATTCATGCGCGGTTACATGCTCGACGATCGCATTTTGCGCCACGCTATGGTGAAAGTGGCGGCAGCCCCCGAACCAGAAGCAGACACTTCCCAACCGTCAGACTCGTCCGAAACCAGCGACGAATCCGAGTAG
- the dnaJ gene encoding molecular chaperone DnaJ has product MARDYYQTLGISSDASQEEIKRAYRRLARKYHPDVNREEGAEERFKEINRAYEVLSDPQMRQRYDNFGEAGVSGAGAGGGAGAAGFQDFGDFGGFADIFEQFFGGFAGTGAERRRRSGPVRGDDLRLDLKLDFREAIFGGEKDIKITHLETCETCEGSGAKPGTRPTTCATCGGTGQVRRSTRTPFGSFTQVSVCPTCEGSGQTIADKCDSCGGRGVKQQSKTLQVNIPAGVDSGNRLRIGNEGDAGQRGGPPGDLYVYLFVEEDAEFKRDGINIYSEIQISYLEAILGCRIEVNTVDGPEELTIPPGTQPDAELTLEGKGVPKLGNPTLRGDHILKVKVTIPQKLNAEERELLEKLAEIRSENEIRGEKGGFGKFIEWLKR; this is encoded by the coding sequence ATGGCTCGCGATTATTACCAAACCCTAGGCATCTCCTCCGATGCCAGTCAAGAAGAAATCAAACGTGCTTACCGCCGCCTAGCCCGCAAGTACCACCCGGACGTAAATCGGGAGGAAGGAGCCGAAGAACGTTTTAAAGAAATCAACCGAGCCTACGAAGTTCTCTCCGACCCGCAAATGCGCCAACGCTACGATAACTTTGGCGAAGCCGGCGTATCCGGTGCCGGAGCTGGTGGGGGAGCTGGTGCTGCTGGCTTCCAAGACTTCGGAGACTTCGGTGGATTTGCCGATATTTTCGAGCAGTTCTTTGGCGGTTTTGCTGGTACGGGAGCGGAACGTCGCCGACGCAGCGGTCCCGTACGCGGTGACGATCTCCGGTTGGACTTAAAACTCGATTTCCGAGAAGCAATTTTTGGTGGTGAAAAAGACATCAAGATTACGCACCTAGAAACCTGCGAAACCTGCGAAGGCTCGGGTGCCAAGCCAGGAACTCGTCCAACCACCTGCGCCACCTGTGGCGGTACGGGGCAAGTACGCCGTTCCACCAGAACGCCTTTTGGTAGTTTTACCCAAGTATCCGTCTGCCCCACCTGCGAAGGCAGCGGTCAAACCATCGCCGATAAATGCGATTCCTGCGGCGGTCGCGGCGTCAAGCAACAAAGCAAAACCCTGCAGGTCAACATTCCCGCTGGTGTTGATAGCGGCAATCGCCTGCGGATTGGCAACGAAGGAGATGCCGGGCAGCGAGGCGGTCCGCCGGGGGATCTGTACGTATACCTCTTTGTTGAGGAAGACGCGGAATTCAAGCGCGATGGCATTAATATTTACTCGGAAATTCAAATTAGCTACCTAGAAGCCATTTTAGGCTGCCGCATAGAAGTGAACACCGTAGACGGTCCGGAAGAGCTGACCATTCCCCCAGGAACCCAACCCGATGCCGAACTGACTCTGGAAGGTAAAGGCGTTCCCAAACTAGGAAATCCCACCCTCCGCGGCGATCATATTTTGAAAGTGAAAGTAACCATCCCCCAAAAACTAAATGCAGAAGAGAGAGAATTGCTGGAAAAACTGGCAGAAATCCGCAGCGAAAACGAAATCCGTGGCGAAAAAGGTGGCTTTGGTAAATTTATTGAATGGTTGAAACGATGA